In one Elusimicrobiales bacterium genomic region, the following are encoded:
- the rlmN gene encoding 23S rRNA (adenine(2503)-C(2))-methyltransferase RlmN, producing MNFESLKKYAKKEGLPGYRVSQMRQAVFSAAVSSWLDVSSLPEDMRLKLEEEQPILSFSAESVLRSRSGNCFKALVKLRDGLKVETVLLSPMKNRWTVCVSTQVGCEVGCAICATGKMRFRRNLSAEEITDQPLFWQQFLKKEGAGERVGAVVFMGMGEPLLNYAAVVKAAGDISDPQYLGIGQRHISISTCGHAGAIMALAADLPQANLALSLHSADEEERSRLVPMNKKYGLETLARALEKYISKTGRQVFIEYAVIPGVNNTPRHMRLLVKWITDIDKSYLICVNLIPHNPCGAGAPDEEAATRFAAALTGMGMQATVRKSLGADIKGACGQLFAEQGEKP from the coding sequence ATGAACTTTGAATCTCTCAAGAAATATGCGAAAAAAGAAGGGCTGCCGGGCTACCGCGTCTCGCAGATGAGGCAGGCGGTTTTCTCGGCTGCGGTCTCCTCGTGGCTGGACGTGTCCTCGCTGCCGGAGGACATGCGGCTCAAACTGGAGGAGGAGCAGCCTATTCTCTCGTTCTCGGCGGAGAGCGTGCTGCGCTCCAGGTCCGGCAACTGCTTCAAGGCGCTGGTGAAGCTGCGCGACGGGCTGAAGGTGGAAACCGTGCTGCTCTCCCCCATGAAAAACAGGTGGACGGTCTGCGTCTCCACCCAGGTGGGCTGCGAGGTGGGCTGCGCCATATGCGCCACCGGAAAGATGAGATTCCGCCGCAACCTTTCGGCGGAGGAAATAACGGACCAGCCGCTTTTCTGGCAGCAATTTCTGAAAAAAGAGGGCGCGGGGGAGCGCGTGGGCGCAGTGGTTTTCATGGGAATGGGGGAGCCGCTGCTCAATTACGCCGCCGTGGTGAAGGCGGCGGGCGATATTTCCGACCCGCAGTATCTGGGCATAGGCCAGCGGCACATATCCATTTCCACCTGCGGCCATGCGGGGGCGATAATGGCGCTGGCCGCGGACCTGCCGCAGGCTAATCTGGCGCTGTCGCTCCATTCCGCGGACGAGGAGGAGCGCAGCCGCCTCGTCCCCATGAACAAGAAATACGGGCTTGAGACTCTGGCGCGCGCGCTGGAGAAATACATAAGCAAAACCGGGCGGCAGGTTTTCATAGAATACGCCGTCATCCCCGGCGTCAACAACACGCCGCGCCATATGCGCCTGCTGGTGAAATGGATAACGGACATAGACAAAAGCTATCTCATTTGCGTGAATTTGATTCCGCACAACCCCTGCGGCGCGGGCGCCCCGGACGAGGAGGCCGCAACGCGCTTTGCCGCCGCGCTGACGGGAATGGGGATGCAGGCCACGGTGCGCAAAAGCCTGGGCGCGGACATCAAGGGCGCCTGCGGGCAATTGTTCGCGGAGCAGGGAGAGAAACCATGA